One Glandiceps talaboti chromosome 20, keGlaTala1.1, whole genome shotgun sequence genomic region harbors:
- the LOC144450975 gene encoding LETM1 domain-containing protein 1-like, translating into MAVSRAGSCAGPSLSLLLSPITRYSVPARCTCYALYSNDAKKEKPTGKLSQWFSIQYEKYETVYLNALRRFPFLYKVTTVFVKGTKQFYRDAKEGYQVRKKIRSGTPYPDLTWQEMYAVRKLIKDGRRILPTLILLSMPIPFWFYVILPLLYLFPRYLLTPQFYQPEQRVKFSHINHYRKVQQHDILLKYLDEKSSKLYDPKMAEDVKVLFTKINSRKQPNVDNLLVISDLFAGRFSLRFLPRSQLVNLCKVYSMWPYLQPANYLRKRLNSNIGQMHYMDIAIQKVGLDSLSLEDLQKICFERGLDSTEAKRDELTQWLADWIHISTHIRAAENALLLYSGILLVANHPTNQHHKKYIDK; encoded by the exons ATGGCGGTCAGCAGAGCAGGGTCATGTGCAGGT CCTTCTTTGTCTCTCTTGCTTAGTCCAATTACAAGATACAGTGTACCAGCAAGATGTACTTGTTATGCACTTTATAGTAATGATGCCAAGAAGGAGAAACCGACAGGAAAGCTATCACAGTGGTTCAGCATTCAATATGAAAAGTATGAAACTGTCTACCTCAATGCTCTCAGGAGATTTCCATTTTTATATAAAGTGACTACAGTATTTGTAAAAG GTACCAAGCAGTTTTATAGAGATGCTAAGGAAGGTTACCAAGTTAGGAAAAAGATTAGAAGTGGAACACCATATCCAGATCTGACATGGCAAGAAATGTATGCAGTTAGAAAA TTGATAAAGGACGGAAGGAGAATACTGCCAACGTTGATTTTACTATCAATGCCGATACCATTCTGGTTTTATGTCATactaccattact GTATTTATTTCCAAGGTATCTTTTAACGCCTCAATTTTATCAACCAGAACAAAGGGTTAAGTTCAGTCATATAAACCACTACAGAAAAGTACAACAACACGACATATTACTTAAATATCTAGATGAGAAATCATCTAAGTTATATGATCCCAAGATGGCAGAAGATGTTAAAGTACTCTTTACAAAG ATAAATTCAAGAAAGCAACCCAATGTTGACAATCTTCTGGTGATAAGTGACTTATTTGCGGGAAGATTCTCCTTACGCTTTCTACCAAGAAGTCAGCTA GTTAATTTGTGTAAAGTATATTCTATGTGGCCATACCTCCAGCCAGCAAATTACCTTAGAAAGAGATTAAACAGCAATATCGGACAGATGCATTATATGGACATAGCTATACAGAAAGTAGGACTTGATTCACTATCACTAGAAGATCTACAGAAG ATTTGTTTTGAGCGAGGTCTAGATTCTACAGAAGCCAAGCGAGATGAACTAACACAGTGGCTAGCAGACTGGATTCACATTTCAACTCATATAAGAG CTGCAGAAAATGCACTCCTATTATATAGTGGAATACTCCTAGTTGCAAACCATCCAACCAATCAGCATCACAAGAAGTACATTGATAAGTGA